From Parambassis ranga chromosome 9, fParRan2.1, whole genome shotgun sequence, the proteins below share one genomic window:
- the cfap251 gene encoding cilia- and flagella-associated protein 251, giving the protein MSDAEAGERDASSSFKAEKDQRTEEKQSSDEAREGVTTEDTAHGQSQVYTATRNTLFSKKKTLTGPHVLTPEWAFGVNPVLPVFSLQDHDQLVVLYAGAHMGIIYNHTSNSQHILQGHSNQISCMCVSEDKRWIATADKGPDSTVVVWDSYSGIPVNTLFDCHPDDGVAAMAFTRDLKHLVTLGAEELQCVYIWDWTSETEEPLWFAQLHPSYGFHDYIIFNPDNSTQLLSSSDSHVVFYSRASGTLQYSAKKFSPSTTSKTPAAESTPSLSRSVFHFRKPQVLTAISCELLVWDVTDDLVANQDLHRGKLTLVQIQRHPVTVLTVTDSYIVTGDTQGQIQFYDENFKLLIWYGDLSLDAIVFISFSKEHTEGHLEDCTLEAKPLVIRNFIVSTISSTVVHVNAHSSKHQILRREVYGPVHAVACHPTQPVVAMGNQRGLLKLWDYNNKVVTGSRVFETEKQIQCVTFDPKGLYLAVGFGSGAVYILNPSTLESHPEECFHYTKDSIHLITFSSNSKYLATADEGKAVTVCRLQTNKDSVLRWTYLGRYRSHFKPIKDLLFGVHLDSTEPRLLSLGMDRRLVEYDLKNSDVDQLLILSSERIEQSAVPMCMTWYPPLTTEQFLLIASDQYKMKLFNSTTKMCRKTLLGPLYGSTIKQIAVLPKTKEPEKNSYYLAFITEDKVGLQILPLDGNPYKSQAVICHPTKVSAFACSYDGRFLFTAGGDCIFSWEINLNMLEAAAALGGTGMAPFYTLLEGGRDGKFYSEMEDFFYYCLIRHQGIDSMEKRQVSTKIPLSQVPFLMRALACFPTEQEIEDMQNEVKFSKYAETGKYVTDIDLEEFIKLYVNHRPAFNFSSNELAEAFYILGTDSSGQPVLQRHKLLEVLQVRGEHMTEEELAESFATLLGSEEEEEELNTADSEDSQYSMKCAIPDEISMESFTSHILGFPSIAKQNANTTTSE; this is encoded by the exons GACAGAGGACACTGCGCATGGGCAGTCTCAGGTCTACACTGCAACCAGAAACACACTTTTCTCAAAGAAGAAAACTCTTACTGGACCACATGTATTG ACTCCAGAATGGGCCTTTGGAGTAAACCCTGTTCTTCCTGTCTTCAGTCTGCAAGACCACGATCAACTGGTGGTCCTCTATGCTGGAGCTCACATGGGGATCATCTATAATCACACCTCTAACTCCCAGCACATTCTTCAG GGTCACTCCAACCAAAtctcatgtatgtgtgtgagtgaagacAAACGCTGGATTGCAACAGCAGATAAGGGGCCGGACAGTACAGTGGTGGTATGGGACTCCTACTCTGG CATTCCTGTGAATACACTGTTCGATTGTCACCCTGACGACGGCGTCGCTGCGATGGCATTTACAAGAGACTTGAAACATCTGGTGACCCTCGGAGCAGAAGAACTACAG tgtgtgtatatttggGACTGGACCAGTGAAACAGAAGAGCCTTTGTGGTTTGCTCAGCTGCATCCTTCATATGGGTTTCAT GATTACATCATTTTTAATCCAGATAACAGCACTCAGTTGCTTAGCAGCAGTGACAGTCATGTGGTCTTCTACAGCAGG GCCAGTGGAACTCTGCAATACTCGGCCAAGAAG TTCAGTCCTTCGACCACGAGTAAAACGCCTGCTGCGGAATCGACTCCTTCTCTCAGCCGCTCTGTGTTTCACTTCAGGAAGCCTCAGGTTCTAACAGCCATCTCATGTGAGCTTTTAGTGTGGGATGTCACAGATGACTTAGTTGCAAACCAGGATTTACACAGAGGAAAGCTCACACTAGTACAAATCCAGCGACACCCAGTCACTGTTCTCACTGTCACTGACAG CTATATCGTGACTGGTGATACTCAAGGCCAAATCCAGTTTTATGATGAAAACTTCAAGCTGCTCATTTGGTATGGTGATCTCAGCCTTGACGCCATAGTTTTCATTTCCTTCTCCAAAGAGCACACAGAGGGGCATCTGGAGGACTGCACTCTGGAGGCCAAACCATTAGTTATCAG GAACTTTATTGTTTCCACAATCAGTTCCACCGTAGTGCATGTGAATGCGCACAGCAGCAAGCATCAAATCCTGCGGCGTGAAGTTTATGGGCCTGTACATGCAGTGGCATGCCACCCAACTCAGCCAGTTGTGGCCATGGGCAATCAAAGAGGCCTTCTAAAACTGTGGGATTATAACAACAAAGTGGTCACGGGGAGCAGGGTCTTTGAGACAGAGAAGCAGATCCAATGTGTCACCTTTGACCCTAAAG GTTTATACCTGGCTGTTGGCTTTGGCAGTGGTGCTGTTTACATCTTGAATCCCAGCACTTTGGAAAGTCATCCAGAGGAATGTTTCCATTATACAAAAGACAGCATCCATCTTATCACCTTCTCCTCAAACTCAAAGTATCTAGCCACAGCG GATGAAGGAAAAGCGGTGACAGTGTGCCGCTTGCAAACCAATAAGGACTCTGTGCTTCGTTGGACGTATCTGGGTAGATACCGCTCTCACTTCAAGCCTATCAAAGACCTTCTTTTTGGGGTTCACCTGGACAGCACTGAACCCAGGCTGCTCTCTCTGGGCATGGACCGCCGACTG GTGGAGTATGACCTGAAAAACAGCGATGTGGACCAGCTCCTTATCTTAAGCTCGGAGCGCATTGAGCAGAGTGCTGTGCCAATGTGCATGACATGGTACCCTCCACTCACAACAGAGCAGTTTCTTCTTATCGCCTCTGACCAATACAAGATGAAGCTTTTCAACAGCACAACAAAGATGTGCAG gaaaactctCCTCGGCCCATTATATGGCTCCACTATAAAGCAAATAGCAGTCCTTCCAAAGACTAAAGAACCCGAGAAGAACTCATATTACCTGGCATTCATCACAGAAGACAAG GTGGGTCTTCAGATTTTGCCCCTGGACGGCAACCCCTACAAGTCCCAAGCTGTGATCTGCCACCCGACAAAGGTGTCTGCTTTTGCCTGCTCCTATGATGGACGATTTCTTTTTACTGCAGGAGGAGACTGCATTTTTTCATGGGAAATAAACTTAAA CATGTTGGAGGCAGCAGCTGCACTGGGTGGAACAGGCATGGCACCCTTTTACACTCTCttggaaggagggagagatggcaaGTTCTACAGC GAGATGGAGGACTTTTTCTACTATTGCCTAATCCGTCATCAAGGCATCGACTCGATGGAGAAACGACAAGTCTCAACCAAAATCCCCTTGTCTCAGGTTCCCTTTTTAATGAGAGCTTTGGCTTGCTTTCCTACTGAACAAGAG ATAGAAGACATGCAAAATGAGGTCAAGTTCAGCAAGTATGCCGAAACAGGAAAATATGTAACTGACATCGATCTGGAGGAGTTCATTAAGCTGTATGTGAACCACCGGCCAGCCTTTAACTTCTCCAGCAATGAGCTTGCTGAAGCCTTTTACATCCTTGGCACCGACAGCTCAGGACAGCCTgttctgcagagacacaaactgcTAGAAGTCCTACAGGTCCGAG GAGAACACATGACAGAGGAAGAGTTGGCGGAGAGTTTTGCTACACTTTTAGGTagcgaagaggaggaagaagaacttAACACAGCTGACA GTGAGGATTCACAGTATTCCATGAAGTGTGCCATCCCAGATGAGATATCTATGGAGTCATTTACAAGCCACATACTGGGCTTCCCATCCATAGCAAAGCAGAATGCCAACACTACAACTTCAGAGTGA